The genomic stretch GAGCTGGGGAGCATACAGAATGCTTCCTCAGGCTCACTAACGCCAGATCGTTTATTGTGCTTGAAACAGACACTTTTATTTCCTGATGTACAAAATGAGACTTTATTAAGGCACATCGAGGAACATAATGCTCTTTTTTTGCACCCAAACTGGGGGCTTGTAAACACTGAGGGAACCCACCCACCCCTGAGAACTGGGAAAGGATTGTGGGGATGTTCGTGCACACGTGTCTGGGCAGAACAGATGTTTTGTGAACAATACTGGGGTAGAACGTGTCCTTTTTGGACTGGGCCCAGGTACGGGAGAAGGGTGGCGCCTCTTGAGGGGCCTGAGAGGAGAGGCTGCAGAGTCTCCGAGCCTCGGAGACCTCTCCCACACTAAACTGAAGGTTAGGATGAGTTAGGCTTCTTCCTCCTCACTGCTGAATCCTTAAGAAGTCCAGGTGGAAGACCCCTGCTCCAGGCGGAGTGACGCGGTGCCTGTTTTTGTGGTTGCTGCTTAGGAGGGGGTTCCCTGGAAGAACTGCTGGTGCAGACCTCTTCACAGTGGGAAATGGAGTGGAAGGCTTACGAGCGACCCACGCTGGCTTCTGCTTAGCCTTCCTTCTTGGCAGAATAGAGCGCAGatcctctttctgctttttccTGATCTCGAATTTAGCCTGAATGGCTTTGAGAGAGTGACCAAACAGACCTGCCGATGAGACGGGTTCATCCAAATAAGACACTATGTCTCTTTCTGACATATCGGACATAGTCAGCCACAAGTGGCGCTGACTATGTCGCCATTCGACGCCATTCCTCTGCCCACCGACAGTGCAGCACAGTGGGACATGCGCAGGATGTAATCCAAAGCAATTCTGACCTCGTTAAGCAAGGCGGTTAATGGGCTGTCCGCCAGCAGTTGCTCTCCGAGCCAGACACATCGTCTAATATGGTTGGAGAAGGGTGACCAAATTCATAGCCCTAGCTGTGCCTGCCTGAGCGCAGTAAACCTTATCCAGCTGCGAGGAGGAAAAACGGCAGGGCTTAGAGGGAAGCACGGCTGGTCCTGCTACCCCTGTGTGATGGGGCGAGATAAGCTGCTAGTGACGGCTCCATGGGAGGGGGGTTCAGCAGACCTGTCTCCTCCACCCCTCCTATGTCGAGAAAAGGAGCAAAACCCGGAACCGCCGTACGGGTCAACAGTGGTTTAGCCCATGAGGATTTTAGCTCGGCGATGAAGTCCGGAAACAGCAGGAGACGGTGTTTCACTGCTGTTGGGACCGGGGGAAGTAAAAACCTCATAGGCTGTGTGAGGAGCGGGCCACTGGACGTCCAGTTTCTGAGCATCACGGCGATAAAGGGAGATAAAGGACGTGTCCACCTCGTCCTGTTTTCCCCCTGAAGCCACTGCAACGAGAGGAGTCGGTAGCTCCTCCTGCTCGTCCTCGTAGAGACCGTGCTTGTCTAACCCGAGGTCAAAAGGGTCGTCATCTTTGAGTTCAGCTGCAGGCTCGGGGGCCGAATCATGCAGGTCCTTCTCATGAATAGCAAACCCACACCCTTGAGGACAATGGCGAGGGACTTTCCTGCCATGGCGAGTAGCTGCTTGCAAGCTCATTTAGATAGCCGTTAGCAAAACTAAACGGTCTAGCACCGAGACTAGGCAAAGCAAGCTCAAGAGAAGAAGGCAAAAGACACGTTCCAAAACAGCACTCCGCGGAACAGCGGTGATTGCTCTAATACTGCAAGGAatgctcagcttcccctaaaatgtcaaaaaataagtgatcaaatatatactgttgtgtgtacatgtcattgaataaatatacaatacaacacgctcaacttttgttcagaatcagcttcttatcactggtaaagacgcggctttcctctcagtcattcccgtagcttcacagtgctttaaacagtgtggaccctgagcatccacagagttcaatagcgaagcagcgaaacgagacgagtcattggataaatgctggggtttgtcccgcccatcggacgctcagcgtctctgggggtctatggggtagtgggctggcctcggctggccgggacgctcagcttctgcatgatgattggatgatctgtctgaggctgaatccctttttgattgacagcaaaatgagcgaatcagcgatcctttggtgtaaagctccgtgggacacacttcacatgggccaaggccgtttaagcagcctagctctgctggccattgagaggacactagtcaagtccctggaaaagacgccttgttggtacgacagggtcacagatcattttcttaaaaaggaacagagggtagaatttacgtataaataaaccgacacattttatgatgtaggccgatattgagcttcccctccttgaaagaccagcatccgccactgccgCGGAAAGACGACTCACCAACGTGAGATTGTTGCGGTTCTTTCCTATTGGAACAGTAAGCTTTTTGTACTGTCTTTGCTAAGGAATAGAGCTAACTAGCTAGCTAGTTTAGCAGAAAAGTGTAAGGTGTTCTTAGCGAGGTGAAGAGCATAAGAACTGAAGAGAGACGCTAGTGTCCAGAGGATATAGGTGAGGGGCGGGCCCACCTACTCTCATCACTATGCATCATCTGCCTTGCAGGCGTGATTAGAGGTGTCTTCAGCCAGATATGGAAGAGGCATAATATCCCATACAGCTTGTGTTGTATCGAGTGAATTGACTGATAGggaacgttttttttttcaataaagtgagtctgataaacagttactatttttattaattttcattactaattttattattcaaataaataagaaCATAGAAATAAAGAAGAGTGTAGGTACTTATCCCAAGGCTACAGTTTACCACACATGACCTTTTAGAGTTCCCTTTGATTCATTTTCCTGATTTAACGGGCAATACGTATATTCATGGAATTTGGTAATATTCCTGGAACCTCTTTCCAGACAATTTCGATTAATATAGATGTTAATTTAATTTGGttttaaaaccaaaaacaaacaaacaaaaaacctaaTGTACACTTTTAATCTCTCAAATTTGGTGACTGTAATATgaagcattctctctctctctctctctctctctctctctctctctctctctaaactcTTACTATCACTCCATTGTAATagattgttttatattttaaatattgtccACGATGTAATTAATTGCTGTGCTAATAATTTACAGCCTGTTGTGATGATGTCATTCGCATTTCCTCCACTTCTTCCTCTGATCTTTCTGCTGATGATAGTAGGTGAGTCAACAGTTTGATTGATGACACTATCACTATAattctgattattattatgatttttattattataaacccCAATTAATTCCATCACTCTTACAGTTCTCTAATATATATTAACTCTAGCATAATGAAAGGCTTTTTTAGTGATACTGTATGCTTTAAACAAAGAATAGTGGTTAAGAACAAATATGCAGATGAAATTTAAGTGGATTTGGATAGATAACTAAACAAAATATCATTGAAATGGAACATGTTGAAAAATGATCTAAGTTACTGCAgtttgaattaaatatattatcatttaaaaaataaactaaaatgttATAATGTAACTAGTAAACATAATGACATTTTCACTATTTTAGATGACTATCTGTTATTTTAAatgctcataaatttaaatatattattttttaatgaaatgtatgGCATAACACGAAATGAAAGTTACTGGTTATTGTCAAGGATGAGTTTTAGGTCCCTAAAAGTTCAGAGCTGCACTCAACTTATCAATCCTGCTGCATTCTGACACCACTCCCCCAATCCTGCAAAGGTTACAGACTCTTCtctctttgtgttttctgtcagaatcagctcagtgttgtacagtagctgctggagttgGAGAGAAGAGAATCTGTAAACTAAACAAACTCTGACTGTCTCATGGGCTCCAGTCTGTAATCAGCTCTTTCATCAATCATGTGTTTCAGGTGCTTCTGGAGCAAAGTGGAGTGTGAAATACAACCAACAGAGAATATGTGCTTTAAAAGGGTCCATGGTTTCTATGAATGGttcttacactcacccagatGGTCATACGGTGAAGACTTTTTGGATCATAAACCCCATTGAAGGTGTGGAGAAACCTGATCTGAGTAAAGAGTCAGATTACTCAGGAAGAGTGGAGTATTTTACTGATGAACAGAAACACTTCTCCCTCAAACTGAGTAATGTAGAGAAGAACGATGAAAATGAGTATTACTTCAGAATCATAACAAATATAGAAAAGGAAAAATGGATGGGTAAACCTGGAGTTCATCTTAAAGTTACAGGTAAGAAAAATCATCCATGGTTTCAAATTATAGCCACAGCACATTCTATGCTTTAACATAGGATTTTCTTGCACCACAGTTAAATATCCTCAACTTATCCCCTCTcaatgaatttttatttattaatgtactTTCATTTATCTGACGATTTTTGCTTTGACTTGAATTTTAACTTATTCAGGACTCTTATTATTTAGTACTGTAAGGTGACatgtatttataaaattcaataatatgatatttttaaaagtattaaatagTTCTACCAATCTTTTAGATCTTAAGGTTGTAATGCCTAAAGAAGTGATAGTGGGAGGAAGAGCAATTCTGAAATGTGAAACCACCTGCAGACTACTTCTTCCAACATTCATCTGGTACAAAAATGGACATCTGTTAACCACAAAGACCACCAACAACCAGCTCCACCTGCAGCCAGTCAGCAGTGAGGATGCAGGCAATTATAGCTGTGCCGTAAACGGATATCAACACCTCCCTTCCCCTGCTCAAACTCTTGGAGTCAGATGTGagtttacaatattttttttaaatacaccaTATATATCATGTAGAACTAGCACTTTTTCATTTACTACTCATTCCCCTTCCCATGGGTTCCAGTGTGTAATCAGCTTATTCATTAATCATATATTTCAGGGGCTTTTGGAGCAGAGTGGGGTGTGAACTACAACCAACAGGAAATATGTGCTTTAAAAGGGTCCACAGTGTTTATGAACGGCTCTTACACTCGTCCAGAAAATGTTACAGTGACTGAGGCTGTTTGGATCATAGACCCAGATGCAGGTGGTGAAAATCCTGATCTGAGTAAAAAGCCAGATTACTCAGGAAGAGTGGAGTATTTTACTGATGAACAGAAGAAACACTTCTCCCTCAAACTGAGTAATGTAGAGAAGAAGGATGAAAATGAGTATTACTTCAAGATCAGAACAAATTTGGAGAATCAGAGATGGCTGGGTAAACCTGGAGTACAGCTCAGTGTTACAGGTAAGATCATTCACCGTGTTTCTCGACTGTTGCACAGTTCATGGTTTTAAATTTGTCATAGTACTGTCTATAACCTTTTATACCAGTATTATATAACATGTGCTGATAAATATCTCCCTTCTACAGCATTTTAGATCATCTTAATTTTGAGTGCTTCTTGATACAGATCTTACATTTGTTTTAGCATTTAAACTGTCCAGGACAGAATAATGTAATATAGAGAAAAGTAACATAATTTATTAAGACTTAATAATTCTCAAATTATTTTAGCTATTCAACTAGAAGCTCCTGATGTAGTGATGGAAGGAGGAACAGCACTTCTAATTTGTGTAACCACCTGCAGTCTGACTGACCCAACATTCATCTGGTACAAAAACGGACGTCCTTTAACCACAAAGACCACCATCAACAACCAGCTCCACCTGCAGCCAGTCAGCAGTGAGGATGCAGGCAGTTATAGCTGTGCTGTAAACAAATATCAACACCTCCCTTCCCCTAATCACACTCTCATTGTCAGACGTGAGTTTACATTAAATGTTGTTAACTTTATTCATGAGACACTTTATATTCACTATGTTAATTTGGCAATTTACACTTATTTCTAACCCTCCCTTTCCTGCTTCATGGTTCAGTGTTGCACAGTAGTTGATGGAGCTGGAGAGAAGTGAAGCTGTAAACTACAGTAACTCTGACTCTCTTATGGGCTCCAGTCTGTAATCAGCTCTTTCATCAATCCTGTGTTTCAGGGGCTtctggagcagagtggagtgtgAAATACAACCAACAGAAAATATGTGCTTTAAAAGGGTCCACAGTGTTCATGAATGgctcttacactcacccagatCACGTTAAAGTGGCAGAGACATTTTGGATCATAGACCCAGTTGATGGTGTGGAGAAACCTGATCTGAGTAAAGAGTCAGATTACTCAGGAAGAGTGGAGTATTTTACCGATGAACAGAAACACTTCTCCCTCAAACTGAGTAATGTAGAGAAGAAGGATGAAAATGGGTATTACTTCAGAATCATAACAAATATAGAAAAAGAAAGATGGCTGGGAAAACCTGGAGTTCATATCAGAGTTACAGGCAAGTTAAGTTGAGTGTTTCTCAACTAAGTCACAGGCCATTGTTTGAGGTTTAGTCATAGCCAATTtatatgaataatattttttttatagccATGTATATGAATAGAGCTTACACTCACCCGGGACATGCTATAGTGACAGAAACTTATTGGACCATAGACCCACATAAGGAATTAAATAATATGTCTCAAGAACCAGATTATTCAGAAAGAGTGGAGTAACTTTTGATGAACTGAAACACTTCTCCTTCAAACTGAGTAATGTAGAGAAGAGAGATGAAAAGTAATGCCTCATAATCATAACAGATATAGAAAAAGAGTTCACCTCCAAGTTACAGGTAAGGTAGTGTGTTGTTTCAATTTAACCATAGTCCCCATAATTCATGTTCATCAGGATATAATCGCACTGCTAATCTATATTCTCTATATATCTCCCTTCTGAAATGCATTGACATTGCTCAGCACTTGGAAAATTTAATTCTTTAATGTCTTTAAGACGTTAAAGATTTAATATGTTCCAATATTTCCACTGATTAAATAGTTGTCTTCTTGCTTTAGATCTTCACATAGAATCTCCAGACAGAGTGATAGAGGGAGGAAGGACACTTATGATATGTAAAACCTCATGCAGTCTGAATACTGCAACATTCATCTGGTACAAAAATGGACATCCTTTAACCACAAAGACCACCATCAAAAACCAGCTCCACCTGCAGCCAGTCAGCAGTGAGGATGCAGGCAGTTATAGCTGTGCTGTATATGGATATCAACACCTCCCTTCCCCTTATCACACTCTCACTGTCAGATGTGAGTATGGCATTTCCAGAAAGTAGTACAACACCACATTCTTGTCAGGAATGTATAAAAGCTGAATAATATCATAGGGTGTCTTAGtataaatgtcattttcatGTGTGCCCATTTTATGTAATCACATATGTAATCAGATGACAAGAGCATAATCCCTTAACTACAGTAACAATATAAACCTATTCTACACTGTAAACTTGGATTTCTAATTAGCTATGATGTTTActgacatttaaattaaatgtggctcccaaaatatttttatcttttatttctgCAGATCCTTCATCATTTAAGTTGCAGCTGTATCATACACTTCAAAATTAGTAGCTCTTGATATCATAGTTTAGTACTTATATTTTTTGCAGATCCCCCAAATGATGTGTCCATTGGTCCTTCTGGTGAAATAGTAgaggacagttcagtgactctgactTGCAGCAGTGATGCTTATCCACCTGTGGAGAACTACACCTGGTTTATAGAAGGTGGAGTCTCACCTGTAGGATCTGGACACAGTTACAGTCCTCTACAGAGTGGATCCTACTACTGCGAGGCTCGTAACGAACATGGAGCTCAGAGATCAGCTCCATTCCTTTTCAGAGGTAGGAGACATAATTGTAGCTGTTGACATGGTCTTTGTTGTGCTTTATTCCTAACACATTACTGAATATTGcttgttcttgtgttgtttttaGCCAAAGGCTCTGTTACTGTGTATGTAGTTGTAGCTGTTGTAGCTGGAATTATTGCGGTTCTTCTTGTCCTTGTCTGGATGAGGTGAGAATATTTATGTTGACTAAATTAATGCAGCACTACATTACATCTCACTAGTACCTATAGGAATAAACTATCTTTCCCTAACGCCTGTAAATAATTACATAACAGCATTGTTACTGATCATGTCCTCTTTGGATTACACTTCACTATTTGTAATTCCTTGGTAGAAGAAGAAAGAAGCAGAAGAGAAATATGGACGAAGGCTATGTGGTAAGCTCTAACAGAACTGTTCATGTCAGTCAGTGATGGGACCTGTGTTTTCTCATGTTGACTGTTGAGtgaatgtttttttaacagGTTCTATTCTGGTAAATCTCTCTTCCACAGAATATTTATGTCAGTCGACGTTTTTCTGAAGATGATACATCCAATCCTCCTGACTACAAAAATCTAGAAGTAAGTACCTGTTTTAATGTTGTATTAGAATTGTGTAAGGTTTAAACTAGCAAGCAAGAAGGCCTTCTCAAACAAAAAGAAGCTCTTTCTGCAGCAATGTGACAACAGAGAGTATTATATTATAGTGTAATGTAGTACAGTATTGTAGTGCACATTacagttttcatttttgttaGTGTAATTGTTACCTTTGCTAACTAACATAGCTAACCCGTGTTCTAACTCTCTGTTCTTTAGGACAATAACGTCCATCCGcttgatgatgatggtggtgttacCTTCTATGAAGATTAAATAGTGTGTATTTACAAGAACCACATGAATTCAGTACTGAAACAGATCTTATTTCATTAAGATAAACTCTGTAATAACCTTGTTCTGCTGGAAATGcttacaataaaacaaaactacaaTACAATAACTTCAGAAATCAATAACTTCAGAAAGGCAGAATTGGCAACAATGTGTTCCATGACTTTACAATCTCTCGCAGCACTGCTTAGCATCTTGCCAATGAACTCACCAAATCTCACAATGAATATAATACTGCAAAcccatttaattaattataatctgTTGAttctttttaagtttttttaataaaataaaaacaatgttgtCACTGACCAAATTGACTATGTTCTGTTGTATACAGTTGTCTTCTAACATTtatctgtaaataaatgaattttgtTGACTTCATATGCcttgtttcatctccaggacttccattacatttttttttagttctatacagttctataatgaaagagaTAAtgtagaagagaatgtaatgttaaTGTACCTGTAGTATGTATATTTCTTGTTATTTTCTAAATAATTTATGGGTCTGTGAAGAGGGTCCTGCACCCCTCCTCCAGTGAAAgtgtatataataaaataaatacaattcctAAAACTCTGCAGATATGAAGAATGATAGCTGTTGGTAGCCCACAATATGATACATTTCTGGTATTTCTACTCTCTTGGCCATTATTTGCATGACATGTTGAAATGTTTCTCTCAGGATTTTATGGCATTAGGCCACATAACTAACAACGATACAAGGTTTGATGAACAAAGAACAGAGTTCCTCTGCTTCAGAGGTTAATGTTGTCAGGCTTTACCTTCCTCTAGTTCAGCCTTAAACTTAAAAAGTGAtagatttaaatgttaaaaattttatctttaaaaaatcCCATTTAATACATTCTGACAGAAAATCAGCTTGTGACTTGTTCTGTCAGAATATATTACACATAATGTATTAAATGAATGCAATACCTGCTGCTCTTGTGCGTGTCATGCATACAGAACCCTCTTCAATTTTATATTAAGGTTAATAGCACTGTTGTACCACACTTATTTTTGCTTCAAATCCCAATTAACCCatttgattaattaataaactatttttattaattagctgttataacacctgaaatattgtatttgtactattttcaattaaatacagGGTTTAACTGATttacacatcattgcattctgtttttatttacaatgtgCACCACATCCcatcttttctggaaatggtgtttatatggtatttaaatgattaatagTATAAGAGCAATTAGAGTTGCAATATGTTGTTCCCCGCTTTGAGATGAGTCATGTAGTATATCGAGTAATATCATTTTGGAAAATAATGGATGTTGCataggcacggtggtgcagcaggtagtgtcgcagtcacacagctccaggggcctggaggttgtgggttcgattccagctccgggtgactgtctgtgggtttcctccggtttcctcccacagtccaaaaacacacgttgcaggtggattggcgactcgaaagtgtccgtaggtgtgaatgtgtgtgtgtctgtgttgccctgtgaaggactggcgtcccctccagggtgtattcccgccttgcgcccgatgattccaggtaggctctggaccccccgcgaccctaaattggataagcggttacagataatggatggatggatggatggatgttgtatacaagttaaacaaaatacGGATCAGCTATAACATTATCACCAGTGCCTTAtatccactctctgtccatgcTGCAGACTTTTTCTCTGccctctgttcttcagtggtcaggatcTCCACAAAACCTCCACTGAGCAGGTATAATGTGCAAAAGAGTggttggtggacaattctcagtccagtattaacactgagggttttagaaacactgctgtgcctgatcctcTCGTAACAgcactgcagccctgagaatgatccaccacccggCTTTGTGGTCGTCCTGACAGttgaagaatagggtgaaaTGTGGCAAAGAAAGTGCAGAGCaaacagatagactacagtctgtaattgtaggaatacaaagttctcctgtaaATTCAGTGAGCATAGGGACAAGGACGTGGATGCTGTGGTGGAGAAAATACAAgtgttaagaattgaaatctgaCAGAGCATATGCAATCAGaaagttgtttatttatattgatagagattagtctcaaaatactttacaaatgtgtaaatgttaatccacaaattaaacacaagtcacaaatatgtttcactgttcataAATGAAtgcatcccaatctgtgtctcagtcTGCAACTTGTACAAATaaagttacattcataaatacatgtttttggttatcATAGATATATCAAAtatttatgcgaaaataaatgtatttgtttaatttgtttaatacattgcatatatttgtaaaatcgaagtctcgaatttaacatttatttgtaaattatcgAATCTGTGGATCatgtcactcacgtgttttccgtgacgtgcatttgttaatttcctctcgcgggtttttggattttgagactttctttcgcatttcacccgatccacatACTAATGCaccctgatccacaaatgcggccagcaggcgaacaagccaccgctgggtggcactgttgttCTCCCTAGTGTCTTATGACTGACCTATTGCTGTCAGGGcggcagcaaaacaaccccctgtgggcgggactatgactccattggctgccgcagtaaatgatagacagctaactctggctgctgattggctaaataaaagtgatgaccaatgagaagcgcgaTATTTGTCTCCATTTAAGTTGGCCCCtcacgtcctaaaacaacagtgcctgTTCTGCTTGTtcacctgctggccacatttgtggatcaggctgcattagtatgtggatcgggtgaaatgcgaaagaaagtctcaaaatccaaaaacccgcgagaggaaatgaacaaatgcacgtcacgaaaaacacgtgagtgacttgatccacaaacgcagattcaacaatttacaaataaatgttaaattcgagacttcgactttacaaatatatgcaatgtcaatttaaacaaatgtgtttattttcgcataaaattatatctatgaaaaccaaaaacatgtatttatgaatgtaactgtgtttgtacaaattgcagactgtgagacacagattgggatgtattcatgtgtgaacagagaaacatatttgtgacttgtgtttaatttgtggattaacatttacacatttgtaaattatttttgagactaatctctctccatatatttaaccttaaggtggtcaacagaccacagaagatgttttcacagagagattatataggtagtttatatgtcataaccataagataatcacgcaatgtttctgcaagcttagtttttTAGAGACATCCCAGTGTGATATACAAGATGAGGATAAAGTtgttctgataaagcactgacctcAAACTGATCTGACCTACACTTAATTTGTGGATTCTGTTGATGATTAGAAATtaatatacagacaaaacaagcagacaagatCTTTCAAAAGAGACATCTAAAAATTACCATTGCCATTGTAATGTTTTGCATGAATGGTGTAAGGTATGCTTGGTTTTACAATGTAGTGTTTAAATGttctgcattttatttaaaaaaacatttctccTGAACTTAATCACTTTTCTTGGATGAGACGCTGCGAGTGTTGCAGCAGTGGAGGGGGCAGAGGAGGGGCGAGGTATTCGCACACACATGCTCAGttcctcatttttaaaatgcaggaATTTATCCCATCGTCACATTCATGAACTGTTTCTGAATTACATTTCAATTCATTGCAGTTGAATGAACTTTTGTATAAAGTCAATGTTGTTACAGGGTTATGACTTGATTTGGGCCTTTTTTTACTCTTCTCGTATGTCTTGTATATCTCTGAACACATATAGCTGGCAGTATCACCTTGGGATGCCCAGTGAAGAGAAGATGTTGT from Hoplias malabaricus isolate fHopMal1 chromosome 2, fHopMal1.hap1, whole genome shotgun sequence encodes the following:
- the LOC136686679 gene encoding B-cell receptor CD22-like gives rise to the protein MSKPVVMMSFAFPPLLPLIFLLMIVGASGAKWSVKYNQQRICALKGSMVSMNGSYTHPDGHTVKTFWIINPIEGVEKPDLSKESDYSGRVEYFTDEQKHFSLKLSNVEKNDENEYYFRIITNIEKEKWMGKPGVHLKVTDLKVVMPKEVIVGGRAILKCETTCRLLLPTFIWYKNGHLLTTKTTNNQLHLQPVSSEDAGNYSCAVNGYQHLPSPAQTLGVRWAFGAEWGVNYNQQEICALKGSTVFMNGSYTRPENVTVTEAVWIIDPDAGGENPDLSKKPDYSGRVEYFTDEQKKHFSLKLSNVEKKDENEYYFKIRTNLENQRWLGKPGVQLSVTAIQLEAPDVVMEGGTALLICVTTCSLTDPTFIWYKNGRPLTTKTTINNQLHLQPVSSEDAGSYSCAVNKYQHLPSPNHTLIVRRASGAEWSVKYNQQKICALKGSTVFMNGSYTHPDHVKVAETFWIIDPVDGVEKPDLSKESDYSGRVEYFTDEQKHFSLKLSNVEKKDENGYYFRIITNIEKERWLGKPGVHIRVTDLHIESPDRVIEGGRTLMICKTSCSLNTATFIWYKNGHPLTTKTTIKNQLHLQPVSSEDAGSYSCAVYGYQHLPSPYHTLTVRYPPNDVSIGPSGEIVEDSSVTLTCSSDAYPPVENYTWFIEGGVSPVGSGHSYSPLQSGSYYCEARNEHGAQRSAPFLFRAKGSVTVYVVVAVVAGIIAVLLVLVWMRRRKKQKRNMDEGYVNIYVSRRFSEDDTSNPPDYKNLEDNNVHPLDDDGGVTFYED